The genomic stretch GGGTGATATGgaggattttgatttttggaaaaTAGTTACTGTACTACAACTTTTAATACACTTTCTTAATTTCTCtataaattatataacaatttttcattttagaaaaTTCATAAAACAGTTTGCATGATTGTTACATGgcacaaaaaatttaatagataaatttaattgttttgttgCCGATGTTGTAAGTGCCAAGTGAATTACCAAGTTACTTTATAggaaatttgtaataaaaattatagtactttTTAACGGCACTCTTGATGTTTTGCAAGTCAAAAACCAATACAGTATATCTCCTATATTtgtaagacttttttttttttttttcttttaaattcaATACTGCTGTACTGGGAAAGTGTTACATGGAAATAAACAAGACGAAGTGAACTCTAAAACAAGAAGGCCCAATTGCGAAATAAAGTGctaggataaaaaaaaaggaagaaaaaaaaagagagaaacaaataattgaaaatgggTCATAAAATGACTCGAACCAATGTTTCTTGAATagaaatccaagaaaaaggtcgCCCTGAAAGATAGTTGTAGATGCAGAACACGAGAGTCTACTTGCTACTGCAACGGCAACAAGGCGACTTGTAAGACTTTCACatattaattcttaattttgttttctttctatatatGGGACTTTCTCATGCACTATTCAATAATACAGCAAAGTAAAAAAACAGAACCATATTTGAATAGGCTATAGTTTTGATCATGTGCTGTTTacttatgatatatatatctattCTTCTAATAATGTCGTACGATATAAATCTGTATAATAAGTGAGAAGTGGTTTAAGGacagtgataaaaaaaataataaaccaaGAGCATGCATGCAGAAGTAACTAATTACCTGGCTGTCCAAACTGTTATTCGATCTCCGGGAAGCTCTGCAAACCAAACAGCAATTTGAAACTGATCATCACGTCCATCCTCTGGAGTGAACCCAAAAGCAAACGTGCCATTATCCGACATCCATGCTCGGTCCTCACGAGCCAGCAGTCTTGAACCCAAACCAATCTGGCTAGCCATGCAGTACTCGCCAAAACTGGCTACAACCAAGTAGAACAGAATCCAACAAGAAGTAGTAGTAGCCATGGCTAGTAAGCTCAAATGACCAGTGGATATCAATAACTATATTGTCAATGGTATGGGAAAAGGAAGATGAATTAAAAGGAGCCTAGAGTTTGGTGCGGGGAAGAAATTAATATGAATCGTCTTAACACGTGTACTATAGTTGGTGAGCTAAATGTTGAAAAAGGTTGCATCAAATATTGGTCGGCTAGAGATATGTGATTGGCATTTGGATACTGTGGCACGTGTTTATTGCTCTGTGGTCTAAATATGGACCATGCATCTGTTATCAGCCATTCAGCCGAAAGGCCAAGGGCCATATATGGAAACGTTCTTCTAATTATTTGCATGAAAAATGTCCAATTGTCCAAACATTCACACTTCGGTCGGTGTACTGGGAGTCTGGGAATATGGACTTGTACGAAATGGTTCAGAGCCTTCACTTAATTTGGCATTAACAAGCAGAAACGGCatcatcaaaattgaaaatgacgTAGAAAGCTGAGTTCATATGCAATTATTTTCAAcattaatttatgaattaattttGTAAAGTAATTAGTAGATGGTCATGTGTAAATGGACCAGCAAAGTAGATCACCTGTTGAAATTTAGGCACTATTGCAATGATTCCGAAGGACCACATATTTAAGGCACATTAAGTCTAACTTGACATTTAGATCAACGGCCTCTACAATTTCTTTCTATTGACGTCACCGGAGTAGAAAATCATTGTCCCACTAGTCCATCATTTTCAATTGATCGAAAATGCTCTCTATTTCAAGattttatgatttaaattctGTTTATTGTATTTAGTGGTGTACATTATgccattaaaaattttaaataacatgatgATACATATTTAGGAATCTAATATACGTGTTATCTTTTTTTCGGGAGTTTATTAATAAAcactatttttaaaagaaaaatagtgatAACGATAATATATCCAACGTTAATATAAGCTATTAACGCGTAatccttccattttttttttctttcctgcaGTTTAATAGACCCCATTCTTACCATTTAAAGCTTCTTAATTTATACTGGAGCAAGGCGAGAAAATACCCTAGCTCCTTAGGGAGAGCTGCACAGGACCtctcctccctcctccccccctcctcctccctGCCTGTACGGGTTTTGTTTCCCGTTCTCCGCCTCTTTAGAGGTTTTCACAACGCCTTGCTTCCAGTCCCAACGGCTATTGAGCCCTCCTTCGGGGCGCCACCTTTCCCCATGCTTTGGTCTCTTTGTGGGGTTCAGATCCGGTTTGCCTCAAGCTTGATCTTGATTCTCTCGGgctggttttgttttttgtttttgtttatcttgatctttcttgtattttgttttggtttcccCTGtagtttttgttcttgttttatttgcttgtaataaagCCTTGTTCTCTTGTTGATCTATGGGGTATTTGTTGTTATTCCAAACCCTTGGTTGTGGACGAGAATTGTATCCTGACTTTCGGGCCGAGAAGGATGAGTGTAGGCACATAAGTTTTATGCGCCCAgagccgaggaataagcgctatgCATTAGATTGTGCCTGCCTGGagcagatctgttatttcatttaaagattagtcataggttagcaaaaattgaaatcatagataagtcttaaatgataaaatgttatatatgtGTCTATGATGTTGTAATTAACCttgtagcttcggctataatttatattttctgagctttatgctcttgtGATGTAAGAGTTATATGCTcgtaatcatttttattaatgagattataatgattttctcttaaaaaaaaaaaataataataataaacccaTTCTTCGAAGGCTGCCAGCTATCCCCAAAAGAAACGACGTCGCAGACTTtccgtgttttttttttttttcggagcGCAGCCCTCTCCGCGTTCGTTTGAACATTCAACGCCCACAAACTCTGAACCGGACAACTCAATCTGGGTCTTGTTCTTCTTCCGCTAATCTAATGCCAATAGCGAAATAGGGTTTGGAGTTTTAATTCTCTATCTGATGCATAATCTGAGCCCTCTGGACCCCCGGATTCCGACCAATCCGGTGCCACCACGATGTCAACCAGCCCTTGTTGCCACACTCTCTCCCTCCACccatctcctcctcctctcaaTTGCAGGGTTAGGGGGAGGGTTTTGAAGCCTCCCATACCCGCCAAATTCTCTCTCCATCGAAGCCTACTCGTCATTCGCCCCCTCTCTTCCTCTCCAACAACTGTAagctccctctctccctctctcttagAATGGGCTGTTTGGTTACGACGAAAAGTGAGGAAGTGAAATGAAATGACATAGAAGttggagcttttttttttaatggttttgtggtttttttggaatttaatcTGCTTGGGTCGAGACATTTCGGAgtgaataataaaaatgataagaTTGGAAATTTGGGTTTAGATTTGAGGATCAAATTATAGCTATTCTGTTTTTGGTTGCTGAGTAAACGAGAGGGAAAGGAAGAATATTTGGTTATGTATTCTTTCTGGATGGGTGAACTATGAAATTGATTGAAGCTAAGTGATGAATACATGTACAAACAACAAACTTTGAGAAACCTTAAAGCTTCCATTTACATGGTGAACTAGCTAATTGCGAAAGTGACCACCTTTGTGTAATATATGAACAATAGTGTTCACAACAGAACTGGCCACTTTTGCTCATTATTTGGAACTGACCTTTTATTGCTCTTCATATGGTCACTCGATCCATGGACTCAGTTATGATTCCTACTTTGCTTAAGCTCATATCAGGCACCCATGGGTTTGAAATTAAATGGCTTTGTTTCGAAAGACCATGCAGGATACCACCGCTGTTACCGTTATCGTTGTAACTGTtataatatgtaatttttttgttttaaaatataccATCCAAACAATAGAAGTTTAAATTGATGGGATTCTCAATCCCATTAATTTAAATCCCGTGATTTTGAAGATTTTCAGAGTTTCTTAAATTCTTCATCCAGACAGGACCCAAGTTTTCTAAGCAAGTAAACCGTGTGTTGATTTCCTAAGAATAACTGCAATTGTTTTGTAGAAATGGAGATTTTCGTGCCTTTGGCATGAAGAGTCTTCATCTGGAATACCCGAGTCTGAGCTTCTAGAAGAGAAATTTTCAGAAGAATTAGTGAAGCCTGAACTCAATCGAATAGATGCACAGAAAGATTGGCTTTGCAGACTCAGAAAGGTAAGATTGCCCTTTTCACCATTTATATGATGATCTTAAGTATCTGGATGAGGTTTCTTTGTCACCATTTGAGCTATGATATTCGGTGTCTGTATGAAGATTATTTGTTTGACATTTTTCAGTTTTGTGGGAATCGTGACTGATGAATTGAAGTTGTAGCCCTTAAGGGAAGAGTGATTCTGaatgctttctctctctctctctctgtgtaaaATAACTATTCTGATCTCCATGCATCAGTTTGGTCGGTGTGGATGCATTACTTTGTTGCAGACTGAAAAGGATTTCTGatctcttttttatattttccatgCCATAGGAACGATTGTGGTGAGcatcatttttcatttctcaTGTCATTGTGATTTAATCAATTTCATTTGTATATCATTTCTTCCTAATTAAACCCTGAATTCATTAAAGACTAGATgcaaatcattttcaaattccTTCTATCTAGTAATACCTGGTGCCTACTTACCCATACACCTTGTAGCTATGACTTCTTAACCCCATTCCATTAAAATACTCTAACCAAATTATTGGTCAGTGCATTATTATTATGGACATATAGGCCATAGCACATTAGCATAAAGTGTTTGTTAGCTTCAATTCAGAGACATTGTGCAAGTTGTTCTCCACTTTCATAGTGTTGTTTATTGTCTGTAACGAATGATACCTAAATGTTTTTCACATTCTTGGGAGTGGTgaatgttttgtttgttaatattttaggtTACAAATACACTTTTTGGTGCGGAACCTTGGACGGTACCATGGACAGCAAAGACCATAGTGCAGGTGAAGCATTTTCTTCATGTAACTTGGATATTATGTAACTGTCatcctttagttttgtgttttctggCTACTAGTTACCATAGAGATTCATGTGTAAATTGCAATTATTGAAGCCAATCCACTTAACAACTCATGCTCAGAATTCCTAGTTTCTGAAATGACTATATAATCTGTGCTGCTTTCATTTCTCCACTATGCCTGTTGCCATTCCCTTTTGGTTAGAGTAATACTATCTCTGCCTACTGGGCTGAATTTCTTGTCAGAGGGGCACTCTTTACACGTAGGCATATACTAGGAGTTGTCTACGTGACAGTTCCGGTCCTTTAGTGTTATCGGGGGTTCTAGAGTCCACTTTATAGTCACCTCTAGTTATGTTAAGATGAGAGATATNNNNNNNNNNNNNNNNNNNNNNNNNNNNNNNNNNNNNNNNNNNNNNNNNNNNNNNNNNNNNNNNNNNNNNNNNNNNNNNNNNNNNNNNNNNNNNNNNNNNGAAAAAACTTCCTGCTGGGATCGAGTAGGGACACAACTGAATGAAATGTTGGCAACAAGTTTCTCATCTTTTCtcgtttttcttaaaaaaaaaaaaaaaaaaaaaaaaattaaactccctttctttcacaaaaaattcaaaattcatttcCTCTTTataatatcacatcaattaattcttattactattttaagaaaacaaaaatggaaaaaaaattaaactcctttcttcaaacaatttttctaatatttgttAACAAGCTGTTTATTGGTCGTAACAAATGCGTCCAACTACCAAATTTGTACTTGGTTTTGCATGACTGAGGTTTGATGGCTTAGAGGGTAAGCCGATGCAAGCTGTGTTCTGGTGTGGTGGGTGATTGTGTTGTTGTGTTAGTGTTCCACGTGAacgctaaaaaaaataataattcatatcacttttaataaaaaattaaagaaattaaaaacttcaaaaattaattaataattaattaattattgtcaaATGCTTCCCAAAGAGAGAAGCCATGCACACGGCTAATAACCACCAATTAAATGAAATACAAATTGTCGAGGATGAGAACACTGGAGCATTAAAAGCATTATTTaaattacatattatatatgatctCTCTGCAAATTTTTTGTCGTACATAGCATTGCCAATTGGAGTAGTACGTAGCAATTCCTGATATAGTAAGCAACGAGGTAAAAGAAAACCATTAGTCTGGAGACACTAGCTAGCTAGATGGACAGCTTCTTCATGCAAAGTGAAACTTGGCATCCAGAATAAGTGTTTTGCCATGTTGCCTTCATTGACAATCTGCTTCTTATTTGCATTGCTGCgcagcaaataaaaaaaaatggcgaaTGTtagagaaaagtaaaaataaaaacagcgTCGTGGTGCTAATTGCTTATAATCCATATTTATTCAGTTCTTACGGTAAGTGAGGTGAACATGTCTAGCAAATTAGTGAAAGATACCAAAGGTAATCTCATGGAACATTTTAGGCCTTCTCCAATATTCCATAGCACTTGCACTTTTCTAAAGAATCTATTGTCTTCCCATGTctataaatttcaaataactgtaatttttttttttaatttattattattattattatttttttttttttatctatgaGAAACTAATAGCACCTAAATTGTCcccaaggagtagctcaatcggctgtggaccacgcctcatgaagcgaaagtcactagttcaaatctccccttccccttcccttgtgtggacatgtaaaaaaaaaaaaaaaaaatagcacctAAATTTAGCTTTTTGAGCCAAGACAGCCAGCCATGAGACTTTGGAATTTCCCCCAAAAAATTAGTTGTTAGCCAAATTCAAAACGACTAATCAAGTTTATGTTGATACATAAAACAATTAGGGACCCTCAAGATAATGTGATTTTACAAGTATATACATTgcttttacaaagagaattgaAGAATTAAATGTGTTTAATTGTTGCAAGATCTGTGGGGAATGCAATTATCAGTTTGAGgaaaaatttaagtttattaAATGACTTTTTAGGCCAtgataaacatatatataatagtttaGGCCATGgcaaaatacttgaaaattGCTTtatgacaaattaaaaataagggaCCCTAAAAACAAGGCCACGGATTCACTTCACCTCCAGGCTCCAACCTCAAGGCCCATTCTCTCCCTCACTCACAACTTATGGCGGaatatttatagtttttagAGTACTAGCAACTAATTGAcagctcagaaaaaaaaaaaaaaaaaaagactactaAATACTAGACAACAATGTTGTGCATGTTTTAGACGAGAGGCAacaattaatgttttcttaatttgGCCGCATTGATGAgcttaaaaaatatgtttagATGGATGTGTGTTAATATATACaaagtacaagaaaaaatgaaaaaatgaaaaaattatgatgcatccaaagaaaaagaaatagataaaACGTTACAcgatttatttttatattattactgATTCGTGTATCGAGTCTACAATTTTGATAATGTAACAGTCGTAATTTGAAAACTCTCTAAAGAACTCACGCGACGATAAAGCAAAAAGCAAGATTCCCACAACAATTGAGAGCGAAAAGAaaagtgtgtatatataattgGTTCGCTATTACTcctttaattttctgttttgttctttttgcgtctctctctctcaaaagttaaaataaaaagcattaaTTAGCAAATGGACCATTTTGGCCtcatcaaaaccctaattcaacattattttttttctactggtctaaaaagttaaaaagtcaTTCCATGCACCGATTGTTCAAAGCAatacctttttccttttttattagtCTAATTAATTTGATAGTGAATACTAGTCTTTCGCAATGTGATGCACGCCGGTGGCCTACTTTCTCAGCAAAGTTTCACATTTTAATACTGAGAAATGTTGGTACCAAATCTTAATTTGACAGGAAATGGGTATTAAAATACCgttaatcaaaataattaataaagataaattcTACAAGTatcaatatataaataaatttcatattatCTTGATACCCCTCTATTGTAAGATAAAGATATctgtgtatttttttgtttttttggtgagaGATGATCCAGATATTTCTATGATATGCTAAACATTTATggccccaaaaaagaaaagatatgcAACCAATAAAATATGGGATTTTACTGATCATCCAAAATTTTGGTTGGGATGGAAAAACTTTGGATGAGACAAGTTCATAGGTAACAAAAAAGTTCatgaatgctatatatatatacatatataattatatagtaaAAGAAGAAATCTATTACAATTATAaagcattaaaaattaagagaaactTATAGACCACACTCATCCTCACGATCAAGTACCATGCATTCTCAACTTCCTTCTCATTACAACACTAACAATAGATGCCCCTATAtgccattttctttcttatgtttagaaaaaattttaaaaaaaaatcacaaaaacttaCTCATATCAGattccttattttatttatttatttatttattttttagaaacaGATTCCTTATATTTAACCAACCCTCAAGTGTTATATTACCGTGTTTCCCAATGTGTAAGAAACCAAAAGTggttccttatatatatatatatatatatatatatatatatatatatttctctttcctctctcctattttaagaaaacaaaaatggaaaacaattaTTGTGTTAGTGTGCTACGTCaacactaataaaaataaagacaaatatcactcttaataaaaaataaataaatcaaaaaaattaaagaaatcaaaaacttaaataattaattaattaattaattttttttaaaaaaagaaagggagtgGTGGTGAGCCACCCCCGAGGTGGCTGTGTGGAATTATgaggtctggaccaaaacttCAAAGAAGACTTCACCGTCCACTtgcaaaaacaaattaacatcaATGTTTAGAGTATTGCAAGGAGTAGACAGAAATTTCAAGGAAGACTTCACAGTCAACTTGGCTCTCAGAATGGTACGAGCATGCAACTTCAATTCCTGGAAATTCATTCAAGCAAATTGTGCAAAGCTGAACATACTATTAATGAGTTGGAGAATAAATTGAATGAAATTTTGGAACATCCAGCTTCATCCTCGTGCCATGTACGAGCATGCACTTAAATTTTGCATACTACTGGGTCTTTATGACTTCCCAGGCTGTGTTTGtgattatcaatttttcttGGCTAATCTATTATAGCTCATAAAGTGACATTTCTCTTGATGGTATATGAAAATTCCACATGCTACAAAAAAGTCAAGTGTTTGAAACACGCTTTTTGTCTTTGAAATGTTAGTAAGGTTTACAACTATTCAGCAATTTGAACGGTGTGAGAGAAGTCTCACTTGTTAGTTGATTGAAGAAAAGATTGTGAAGGACTACCGCCAAAATGATGTTAGCCAAGTATGGAAAAATCCTATCCTCAAAGGTGAGGAAACTCATACGAAGATGGTATGAAAATTCCACATGCTACAAAAGAGTCAAAGTGTTGAAACACGCCTTTTGTCTTTGAAATGTCAGCAAAGACTAGCATTCCCCGTTCCAATAAGTGCGCTGCAGTCTTACCAAGAAAATTCTCATGCATGTACATGTTACGATCGAACATCACACTGTTccaacatttcattcaatttttcCACAATCTCATCAAGTCAAGTCTTTATCTCTAATAGCATTATTGCTTGAAAAAAGATTACGTTGTGGAATTTTAGGTAATGATGATGAACTTGACATGGGAGCTTCTCAGAAATCACCAGAAAGAGAACCATTATCAACACGTAcatttattttccttaattaattattgtggCAGGATTCTTAGTGAAAAAGGACTAAATAAATTAAGTTTATACAAATATTGCAtcaatttatcatttttctccCTTCATTTCTTGCCTTCACCATAATACGAACTTTCTTTCTCCACTTGATTACATATTAGTGGCTACTAAAAATCTTAGAAATAAAGTGGAAATCAAGAAATGTACAAGTTAGCATGAGTTATTAACTCTAGATCTCTCTCACTAGAATCTCACCCTATTACGTATGTAGAGAGAGATAGTTGTTCAAAAATTCATTATTACTATGACgctctcaatttttttcttttttaatttctcaatGGCTATTGCAtaagaaatgctacacttcccaatttttttccctAGCTAAAATATGATCACAAATTATGTACGTATTACAATCTCATAATATGatgacacatttttcaaaattgataatCGCAAAGGAATAATTTATATCCGAAACAGGCCTAAAACATGGGTTTTTACAGCATCCAATAATATGGTGGCACctcaaataaagcaaaaaaattgcacaaaaataCCCTAGAACGAATACACCAGAATTCCCTTCCATTTTGGAATAAGTCTGCaatacatgcatttttttttttttttaccttttgtttcttattatattttttataggCACTCAAGGAAAAGAGTCCGAGCCTTTAGTGAAGATCAGAAAGCTATGATCAGAGCTCTATATGAGAAGTGAGTGTTACTTAGCTCGGTGGCTGGTTaattacaatatcaatttaaattTCCTTTCACTAAATAGACGCTCAAAAGCTGATAAGGATATGCTGGAATAtgttgtttcctttttcttttaaaaaaagggggCTTTGTTTCATCTACACAGATTCGAAGAGCATAAGAGATGCAGCTACATGATTGCAAAAGAATTGGATGCAGATAGTAAATTCACGGCTGTCCAAGTTTCTCACAAACTTAAGCAACTTGGCCTACATGTTCCTCAACATAAGAGATTTGAAGCTAACATGCATATGAGGGATGAGAATCTtattaatttgggaaaaaaacTATCATGGAATTTGCAATATtcttccaaactatcaattgaaCAAGTACctccaactaaaaaaaaaaaaaaaaatgcaatatatCCCCTAGGTtcttaaaataacaaaaaatatataaaattcaaaaaaaaaaacaaaacaaaaaaagggctGTCGTGGTCGTGGGTCTTCACACAAGACCCATGGTGGTGGTTTGAATTTcagttatttattaatttttaagacTTTAGCCTCTAGAAAGCAAGTTGAGTCCCAAGTCTTGCCTGATTTGCGGGGCAATAGTGGCGTGATTTGGCAAGATGGCGTTCACTAAAGTTTGTTTGGCAAGTTGATTGTCAAGTcttctttcaagtttttttttttgttttgttttttttttttttttcagtcctTTCACTCTCAAGCATTAAAGTTTGTTTTACGAAAAATGACGTTCGCTCTCAAGCATTCAAGCTTGTTTGAAAATCCTATCCTCAAAGGTGAGGAAACTCATACGAAGATGGTATGAAAATTCCACATGCTACAAAAGAGTCAAAGTGTTGAAACACGCATTTTGTCTTTGAAATGTCAGCAAAGACTAGCATTCCCCGTTCCAATAAGTAAGCTGCAGTCTTACCAAGAAAATTCTCATGCATGTACATGTTACGATCGAACATCACACTGTTccaacatttcattcaatttttcCACAATCTCATCAAGTCAAGTCTTTATCTCTAATAGCATTATTGCTTGAAAGAAGATTACATTGTGGAATTTTAGGTATTTATATTGATGAACTTGACATGCATGGGAGCTTCTCAGAAATCACTGGAAAGGGAACCATTATCGAcacattttattttccttaattattgtGGCAGGATTCTTAGTGGAAAAGAACTAGACAAAGTTTATCCAAATATTGCATGAATTTATCACGGagttctcaaaaaaaataaacaacatgCTAATAGACCACTCAACCTCTTATGATATAAATCTTAAGTGATTCTTAGAGGCCCATTTCTTTCATTCGCAAATTCTAAATAAGTCCTTCTACAcaaattttggcatttttttttcgAAAGGATCCTTTGCTGTAAGGGCTTGATGGGCCACAAAGTGGGCTTTGGTTAATACGATAAGTTGGGAAGGCTGTGCTAATCTCTAACTCTAGGCTTGAATTAGTTTTCTGAATGAAAATGTCATTCAGCCATTACCATTTACCCctttagtggctt from Corylus avellana chromosome ca1, CavTom2PMs-1.0 encodes the following:
- the LOC132166910 gene encoding uncharacterized protein LOC132166910 isoform X1 encodes the protein MSTSPCCHTLSLHPSPPPLNCRVRGRVLKPPIPAKFSLHRSLLVIRPLSSSPTTKWRFSCLWHEESSSGIPESELLEEKFSEELVKPELNRIDAQKDWLCRLRKVTNTLFGAEPWTVPWTAKTIVQVKHFLHVTWILCNCHPLVLCFLATSYHRDSCVNCNY
- the LOC132166910 gene encoding uncharacterized protein LOC132166910 isoform X2, whose amino-acid sequence is MSTSPCCHTLSLHPSPPPLNCRVRGRVLKPPIPAKFSLHRSLLVIRPLSSSPTTKWRFSCLWHEESSSGIPESELLEEKFSEELVKPELNRIDAQKDWLCRLRKFGRCGCITLLQTEKDF